Proteins found in one Brevibacillus brevis genomic segment:
- a CDS encoding SMI1/KNR4 family protein: MSNPFEALISKIRGSKTSVDGNVHIKNEEYQFTFYISNESITDIKEKLKSFELPEDYVSFLSHYESAKLFKGAKHNSGGYDVLSTELVIGYWKAYSIDHPYYPIVWSDNSNSCICVDQDRIHSGKGYLTWVGSILPDDTIDIDLTFTELLEQLIEHDGIEFWDRTIEEEE; this comes from the coding sequence GTGAGTAATCCTTTTGAAGCCCTCATTAGTAAGATCAGGGGAAGTAAGACAAGTGTAGACGGGAACGTGCATATCAAAAACGAGGAATATCAATTTACATTCTACATCTCGAACGAGTCTATCACAGATATAAAGGAGAAATTAAAATCGTTTGAGTTACCAGAGGATTACGTCAGTTTTTTAAGCCACTACGAAAGTGCAAAACTATTCAAGGGCGCCAAGCATAACTCTGGGGGTTATGATGTGCTAAGTACCGAGCTCGTCATTGGGTACTGGAAAGCCTACAGCATCGACCATCCTTACTATCCTATCGTTTGGAGCGATAACTCAAATAGTTGTATATGTGTGGATCAAGACAGAATACATAGTGGCAAAGGTTACCTCACATGGGTTGGATCGATACTACCAGACGATACTATCGACATAGACCTGACGTTCACAGAGTTGCTGGAACAACTTATTGAGCATGACGGAATTGAGTTTTGGGATCGAACCATTGAGGAGGAAGAGTAA
- a CDS encoding ROK family glucokinase: protein MKKIIVGVDVGGTAIKMALITPDGELVTKMQEPTPVADGEDGILQKIVDMSHDLLAQHDYSLSQVCGIGVGVPGPVDGGKGIVFQAVNLHWRQPVLLKEKLEALTGLPVAVDNDANVAALGEMWQGAGQGAQDLVLITLGTGVGGGVILNGKVIHGINGVGGEIGHITMTPDSGAPCNCGKTGCLETYTSATAIIREGRFAATNGSSPALAAVLATKGNIAAKDVLEAAVAGDAAALAIIDQVALYLGLALSHLANVLNPAKFMIGGGVAAAGDFLFSRIRESFKRFVPFTYVVESTEIVPAKLGNDAGVYGAGWLIRSQMHET, encoded by the coding sequence GTGAAGAAGATCATCGTGGGAGTAGATGTGGGTGGCACTGCAATCAAGATGGCTTTGATTACGCCAGACGGCGAGCTGGTTACAAAAATGCAAGAACCTACGCCTGTTGCGGACGGCGAGGATGGCATTTTGCAAAAAATCGTAGACATGTCTCATGATCTTCTTGCGCAGCATGATTATTCTCTTTCACAAGTCTGCGGAATCGGTGTGGGAGTACCCGGCCCCGTCGATGGTGGAAAGGGGATCGTCTTCCAAGCGGTAAATCTTCACTGGCGCCAGCCCGTTTTACTAAAAGAAAAATTGGAAGCCCTTACAGGGTTGCCGGTCGCAGTCGACAACGATGCCAATGTCGCAGCCCTCGGGGAAATGTGGCAAGGTGCAGGCCAAGGTGCACAAGACCTTGTTCTCATTACACTCGGCACAGGTGTAGGTGGAGGCGTCATTTTGAATGGAAAGGTCATCCATGGCATTAACGGTGTTGGCGGCGAAATCGGTCACATCACCATGACTCCGGATAGTGGTGCCCCTTGCAATTGCGGCAAAACAGGTTGTCTCGAAACATACACGTCTGCGACTGCCATCATTCGTGAAGGGCGTTTTGCCGCTACAAATGGATCAAGCCCGGCGCTTGCCGCAGTACTCGCCACCAAAGGAAACATTGCAGCGAAGGATGTCCTCGAGGCAGCCGTAGCAGGAGACGCAGCTGCTCTCGCGATTATCGATCAAGTGGCGCTCTATCTCGGCCTCGCCCTTTCTCATTTGGCGAATGTGCTCAATCCTGCGAAGTTTATGATTGGTGGAGGCGTGGCCGCAGCAGGTGACTTCCTCTTTTCCCGAATCCGCGAATCATTCAAACGCTTTGTTCCATTCACCTACGTCGTCGAGTCCACAGAGATCGTTCCGGCCAAACTCGGCAATGATGCCGGTGTGTACGGTGCGGGCTGGTTAATCCGCTCACAGATGCACGAAACCTGA
- a CDS encoding GIY-YIG nuclease family protein, with protein MIILDPINVWSKVYFIQEKDKRIIKIGHADDVYSRIKELQTGNSDELELLHWTTGGRALESYLHEKFEGLKKRGEWFYPDNKLLDLIEEYKYEDNRFGRVASIVQFVESKGMLLDENEREILVLLTRGGYLQVEDEEDKARYWSILQSYRQYLETFPLKMCRNRRMECRISSLNRPVEKFHASE; from the coding sequence TTGATTATTCTTGATCCAATTAATGTATGGTCGAAAGTTTATTTCATTCAAGAAAAAGATAAAAGAATAATAAAAATTGGGCATGCTGACGATGTTTATAGTCGCATTAAAGAATTACAAACTGGCAATTCTGATGAGTTAGAACTCCTACATTGGACTACTGGGGGGCGAGCGCTCGAATCATATCTTCACGAAAAATTCGAGGGATTAAAGAAACGCGGGGAATGGTTTTATCCTGACAATAAGCTGCTAGATTTGATTGAGGAGTATAAATATGAGGATAACAGGTTTGGAAGAGTAGCATCTATTGTTCAGTTTGTTGAATCGAAAGGCATGCTGTTAGATGAAAATGAGCGGGAAATTCTCGTTCTATTAACTAGAGGCGGATATTTACAGGTCGAAGACGAAGAAGATAAAGCAAGGTATTGGAGCATTCTACAATCGTACCGTCAATATCTTGAAACATTTCCTTTGAAAATGTGTCGAAACCGAAGGATGGAATGCAGAATAAGTAGTTTAAATCGACCAGTTGAAAAATTTCATGCATCAGAGTAA
- a CDS encoding DMT family transporter, with product MNPLYVGVLYIFGSAAGFGVMSIFAVYAYEAGVSVSTLLFLRFLLATALFFGLLLWRKESLRLEKRQVRAMFCLGGILYTLQSLSFFSAVQYIPTSMAALLLYTFPVFVAILSYFVEKERLRKKTVIAMLITLVGLGLVLGLSFGGIQPIGVLLALAAALFYSVYIVVGNRVVKGVSSYVTSAYIALFATISTFFIALKDGGVDLSFAAQGWWALLGIVVFSTVVAISFFFRGLQLIGSTKASVLSTLEPVVTFGFSALLFGEAFSLLQLLGGCAVLVGAALIVSGKGGEPELASRQASS from the coding sequence GTGAATCCGCTGTATGTCGGAGTCTTATATATTTTCGGATCGGCTGCTGGCTTTGGCGTCATGTCTATTTTTGCTGTGTACGCCTACGAAGCGGGTGTGTCTGTTTCGACGCTTTTGTTTTTGCGATTTTTATTGGCGACTGCCCTGTTTTTTGGTTTGTTGCTCTGGCGCAAGGAGTCGCTTCGCTTGGAGAAAAGACAGGTGCGCGCGATGTTTTGTCTCGGCGGGATTTTGTACACGCTGCAATCCCTTAGCTTTTTCTCTGCGGTACAGTACATCCCGACCTCCATGGCGGCCTTGCTTCTGTACACATTTCCTGTGTTTGTTGCTATACTGAGCTACTTCGTCGAGAAGGAGCGGTTGAGGAAAAAGACCGTCATCGCCATGCTGATTACACTCGTCGGTCTTGGACTGGTGCTTGGTTTGTCATTTGGCGGGATTCAGCCGATTGGCGTATTGTTGGCTCTTGCTGCGGCGTTGTTTTATTCCGTTTATATTGTGGTGGGGAATCGGGTGGTAAAAGGCGTTTCGTCCTATGTAACATCCGCGTACATCGCCCTGTTTGCCACCATTTCCACCTTTTTCATTGCGCTAAAAGACGGAGGTGTTGACCTGTCTTTTGCGGCACAAGGGTGGTGGGCGTTGTTGGGGATCGTCGTTTTTTCTACGGTGGTCGCCATCAGTTTTTTCTTCCGCGGCTTGCAACTGATCGGGTCAACCAAAGCGTCGGTACTAAGCACACTGGAGCCGGTTGTCACGTTTGGGTTTTCGGCGTTGTTGTTTGGCGAAGCGTTTAGCTTGCTTCAGCTGTTGGGAGGATGTGCAGTGCTCGTCGGTGCTGCGCTGATTGTTTCGGGGAAAGGCGGAGAACCAGAGCTGGCGTCTCGGCAGGCTTCTTCATAA
- a CDS encoding aspartyl-phosphate phosphatase Spo0E family protein has translation MVEWQEVSNEDLTQIIKTLQYQLKEVFKQQGKLTDSDVLKISQELDEYILECQRRNLTNQKGGKF, from the coding sequence ATGGTTGAATGGCAAGAAGTAAGCAACGAAGACCTTACACAAATCATCAAGACTCTACAATATCAGCTTAAAGAAGTCTTCAAACAACAGGGCAAACTGACAGACTCCGATGTGTTGAAGATAAGTCAAGAACTGGATGAGTACATCTTAGAGTGCCAACGAAGAAATCTTACTAATCAGAAAGGAGGTAAATTTTAA
- a CDS encoding diacylglycerol kinase: MKRARLIYNPSSGREIVRRRLPEILDLMESAGYETSCYATRGEDDATEEAARAVARGFDVILAAGGDGTIYEVVNGMAEHKARPSLGIIPCGTSNDFARAVGIPKSITRATEIVAKGKKKRIDLGRINNRYFMNIAGGGSLTNLTYEVPSKLKTLIGQMAYYVKGLEKLPSLHPIRVRLESRKEVLLDEEIMVFLIANSRSVGGFDWLAPDADLSDGKLDVIVVKKTNIAEFIRLATQAVRGEHLKDPNILYFQADYIKATSPGGEKVQLNLDGELGGQLPCVVEALPGHIELFVP; encoded by the coding sequence TTGAAACGAGCCAGATTAATCTACAATCCAAGCTCCGGCCGGGAGATCGTGCGTCGGCGGTTGCCGGAAATCCTCGATTTAATGGAGTCGGCCGGATATGAAACTTCATGCTATGCGACCAGAGGGGAAGATGATGCGACAGAAGAAGCTGCTCGTGCAGTAGCTCGCGGTTTTGACGTCATCCTGGCCGCTGGCGGAGATGGAACCATATACGAAGTAGTCAATGGGATGGCAGAGCATAAAGCGCGTCCATCTCTTGGAATAATCCCCTGCGGAACGAGCAATGATTTTGCCCGGGCGGTCGGTATACCAAAATCGATCACGCGTGCAACGGAGATTGTCGCCAAGGGCAAGAAGAAACGCATTGACCTGGGGCGCATCAACAACCGCTATTTTATGAATATCGCGGGTGGCGGCTCGCTGACGAATTTGACCTACGAGGTCCCGAGCAAGCTGAAAACACTAATCGGACAAATGGCGTATTACGTCAAAGGCTTGGAGAAGCTGCCGTCGCTGCACCCGATCCGTGTTCGTCTGGAGAGCCGCAAAGAGGTGCTGTTGGATGAAGAAATCATGGTGTTCCTCATCGCCAATAGCCGATCCGTAGGTGGGTTCGACTGGCTTGCCCCAGATGCGGACTTGTCAGACGGCAAGCTGGACGTCATCGTCGTGAAAAAGACGAATATCGCAGAGTTTATTCGCTTGGCGACACAGGCGGTTCGCGGCGAGCACCTAAAGGACCCGAACATCCTGTATTTCCAGGCAGATTATATCAAAGCCACTTCGCCGGGCGGAGAGAAGGTTCAGCTCAATCTGGACGGTGAGCTGGGCGGACAGCTGCCTTGCGTGGTGGAAGCATTGCCGGGGCATATCGAGTTGTTCGTCCCGTAA
- the rlmD gene encoding 23S rRNA (uracil(1939)-C(5))-methyltransferase RlmD, with the protein MAKTTKKRRGPHPTAKVELDVPVRVGQTVEVEITGLNHEGAGVGRIEGYTLFVDGALAGERVHARVDHVKKNFGFAKLTEVVEASTHRFQPPCPLYDRCGGCSLQHLAYEEQLRHKQQIVRDNLRRIGGFQVEGEGAITVHPTLGMSDPWRYRNKAQVPIGEENGALVGGFYAEKSHSIIDMNECLIQHQVNDEAVAVVKQAATKLNITAYDEVRHSGLLRHVVVKVGVKTGEVMVVLVTTEEQIPQRDKLVEAIRAQVAGVTSIVQNVNPDKTNVIFGKKTVTLWGSDVIYDYIGPIKFAISARSFYQVNPAQTEVLYNKTLEYAGATGTETVIDAYCGIGTISLFLAQKSKHVYGVEIVPEAIADANRNAQLNGVENATFEAGPAEVVIPAWKEKGIRADVIVVDPPRKGCDEALLTTILEMQPERVVYVSCNPSTLARDLKVLADSYTVKEVQPVDMFPHTGHVESVALLVKNETRK; encoded by the coding sequence GTGGCGAAGACAACAAAGAAGCGGCGCGGTCCGCACCCGACAGCCAAAGTGGAGCTGGACGTCCCTGTACGTGTCGGACAAACCGTGGAAGTGGAGATAACCGGACTGAATCACGAAGGAGCAGGAGTCGGCCGGATTGAAGGATATACGCTGTTCGTGGATGGTGCACTTGCAGGAGAGCGGGTTCATGCACGCGTCGATCATGTGAAGAAAAACTTCGGCTTTGCCAAGCTGACGGAAGTAGTAGAAGCGAGTACCCATCGTTTCCAGCCACCCTGTCCGCTGTACGACCGTTGCGGAGGCTGTTCGTTGCAGCATCTCGCATACGAGGAGCAGCTGCGACACAAGCAGCAAATCGTGCGGGACAACCTGCGTCGCATTGGCGGTTTCCAAGTCGAAGGGGAAGGCGCGATTACCGTACATCCGACACTCGGCATGAGCGATCCATGGCGCTACCGCAACAAAGCACAGGTACCGATCGGCGAGGAAAACGGGGCGTTGGTCGGCGGCTTTTACGCGGAGAAATCCCACTCGATCATCGACATGAACGAATGCCTCATCCAGCATCAGGTGAATGATGAAGCGGTGGCAGTCGTGAAGCAGGCGGCGACCAAGCTGAATATCACGGCATATGACGAGGTTCGCCATTCAGGCTTGCTGCGTCATGTGGTTGTAAAGGTTGGCGTCAAGACGGGGGAAGTCATGGTCGTGCTCGTGACGACGGAGGAGCAGATTCCACAGCGCGATAAGCTGGTGGAAGCGATTCGTGCACAGGTCGCTGGCGTGACGAGTATCGTGCAGAACGTCAACCCGGACAAGACCAATGTTATTTTTGGCAAAAAGACTGTGACGCTATGGGGCAGTGACGTGATTTACGATTATATCGGTCCGATCAAGTTTGCCATTTCGGCGCGTTCGTTTTATCAGGTCAATCCTGCTCAGACAGAGGTGCTGTACAACAAGACGCTGGAGTACGCGGGGGCGACTGGTACGGAGACGGTGATTGATGCGTACTGCGGTATCGGGACGATTTCGCTGTTTTTGGCGCAGAAGTCCAAGCATGTGTACGGTGTGGAGATAGTGCCGGAAGCGATTGCGGATGCGAATCGAAATGCGCAGTTGAATGGCGTGGAGAATGCGACGTTTGAGGCAGGGCCTGCGGAGGTTGTCATTCCTGCTTGGAAAGAGAAAGGCATACGGGCGGATGTGATTGTGGTTGACCCGCCGCGCAAAGGCTGTGATGAGGCGTTGTTGACGACGATTTTGGAGATGCAGCCGGAGAGAGTGGTTTATGTGTCTTGTAATCCTTCTACGTTGGCGAGGGATTTGAAGGTGCTGGCTGACAGTTACACAGTGAAGGAAGTGCAGCCGGTGGATATGTTTCCACATACGGGGCATGTAGAATCAGTTGCATTGTTAGTTAAGAATGAAACAAGGAAATAG
- a CDS encoding HNH endonuclease signature motif containing protein: MKKYFLTLLAFSVLLISPSGSYAENSKDNIQERIERGELKKLPSTEIELTIDSGTGELLNTEELSSIHLAAIEELEDETGEKLDKNFEISEYEVQELHLEENTGEEVSLRSKTGGSGVKLVAGLIIDERNKEIVSYVEIEDINVARVALITGKVTLESSTNRKRSYRDEDVFHYTFTAPEIKETAMKVSDPVSIVDTNFWRTVSTSLATWPNGKTDADHKVGKEFLLNKKGIEYPKYRDSHSRIKMFEPDEADLAWVPNNQREPRESGKRGLYIDWYENKYGTPDFSWDDVDIHHIIPLAYGGDNSYDNLIPLPKDFHRKEVTPWWASYGKYVPSGDDY, from the coding sequence GTGAAGAAATACTTTCTAACTTTACTCGCTTTCTCTGTGCTTTTAATAAGTCCATCTGGTTCGTATGCGGAAAATTCTAAGGACAACATCCAAGAAAGAATAGAAAGAGGTGAACTAAAAAAACTTCCTTCAACGGAAATTGAACTTACTATTGATTCTGGTACAGGTGAACTTTTAAACACAGAGGAACTTTCTTCAATTCATCTAGCGGCAATTGAAGAACTTGAAGATGAAACCGGAGAAAAACTAGACAAGAATTTCGAAATATCAGAGTATGAAGTTCAGGAGTTACATCTGGAAGAAAATACAGGTGAGGAAGTCTCCCTTCGTTCAAAAACAGGAGGTTCAGGTGTTAAACTTGTAGCGGGTCTGATAATAGATGAACGAAACAAAGAAATCGTTTCGTATGTAGAAATTGAGGATATCAATGTTGCCAGGGTGGCACTGATTACCGGGAAAGTAACATTGGAGTCTTCAACTAATCGGAAACGATCATACCGTGATGAAGATGTTTTTCACTACACCTTTACAGCTCCCGAAATAAAAGAAACAGCAATGAAAGTAAGCGATCCAGTCAGCATTGTAGATACAAATTTTTGGCGGACTGTAAGCACATCATTAGCAACATGGCCCAATGGGAAAACCGATGCAGACCATAAGGTAGGAAAAGAATTTTTGCTTAACAAAAAGGGTATCGAATATCCTAAGTATAGAGACTCGCATAGCAGAATAAAGATGTTTGAGCCTGATGAAGCCGATCTCGCTTGGGTTCCTAATAATCAAAGAGAGCCTAGAGAATCTGGCAAGAGAGGCTTATATATTGATTGGTATGAGAATAAATATGGCACCCCCGATTTCAGTTGGGATGACGTAGATATTCATCACATTATTCCCCTTGCATACGGTGGGGATAACAGCTATGATAATTTAATTCCGTTACCAAAAGACTTCCACCGAAAAGAGGTTACTCCTTGGTGGGCTAGTTATGGTAAGTATGTACCCTCTGGTGATGACTATTAA
- a CDS encoding ATP-binding cassette domain-containing protein has product MIEVKDVSKRFKEIAAVQHVSFRVEAGEVYGLLGENGAGKTTTMRMMATVLTPTEGDIEISGFSVRQQPLEVRRRIGILFGGDVGLYSRLTARENIAYFGRLYGLEQARLDERIDSLSRLLEMDVFLDRRVDAFSRGMKQKVAIARTLVHDPDVILLDEPTTGLDVTAATIFRRMVRKLQEEGKTILFSSHNMGEINKLCKRVALMHKGKLRFAGGLDALREQFGTEDLDDIFMAVVEGSEG; this is encoded by the coding sequence TTGATTGAGGTCAAGGATGTCAGCAAGCGATTCAAGGAAATCGCAGCGGTCCAGCATGTATCGTTTCGGGTCGAGGCAGGCGAGGTATACGGACTTCTCGGCGAAAACGGTGCGGGTAAGACAACGACGATGCGCATGATGGCGACGGTTTTGACCCCGACCGAGGGAGACATCGAGATTAGTGGGTTTTCCGTTCGACAGCAACCGCTTGAAGTGCGCCGCAGAATCGGCATTTTGTTCGGGGGCGATGTGGGTCTTTACAGCCGTTTGACAGCGCGGGAAAATATCGCGTATTTCGGTCGTCTATACGGTTTGGAGCAAGCGAGGCTTGATGAGCGGATTGACAGTCTGAGTCGGCTGCTTGAGATGGACGTTTTTTTAGACAGGCGAGTGGATGCCTTTTCCCGGGGAATGAAGCAAAAGGTAGCGATTGCCCGGACGCTCGTACATGATCCCGATGTCATTTTGTTGGATGAACCGACGACAGGATTGGATGTAACGGCTGCCACAATCTTTCGAAGAATGGTCAGAAAGTTGCAGGAAGAGGGGAAGACGATTCTGTTTTCCAGTCACAACATGGGCGAGATTAACAAGCTGTGCAAAAGAGTTGCGCTCATGCACAAGGGTAAGCTGCGGTTCGCCGGGGGATTGGATGCGCTGCGCGAGCAGTTTGGGACTGAGGATCTGGACGACATTTTCATGGCTGTCGTGGAAGGGAGCGAGGGCTGA
- a CDS encoding beta family protein, producing the protein MFDKRHYVPILKWKQGEQKAIELLPLTVKQGLTPLLEIPPIDWDFENEAPKKTIDEHLANVSETLSRSWGLDRPLYLDLNFIESNERMASGQHPLGYIFNQLRTDGINAIPVTGTNRDSAYQIEVISVHQRDQLGICIRLTEEDFDDLQVNIDSLLTTLGVDTTEIDLVIDYKYVNPNDRTRTALFISGLINGLPYLNSWRNLILCGTAFPKDLSDVGSNTIDQIERSEWIIWKRLIQTNRVNRTLTFGDYAIANPEPFEADPRLIRMSANIRYTGDDKFIIFKGRDLRKYGHNQYYQLAAQAVAHQEYKGAGFSAGDHYIQEVANQSTTPGNPATWRRAGTNHHLTLVVNELSTVALP; encoded by the coding sequence ATGTTTGACAAAAGGCACTATGTACCTATTCTAAAATGGAAGCAAGGTGAGCAGAAAGCAATAGAGTTACTTCCCCTTACCGTAAAACAAGGCCTAACGCCTCTATTAGAAATTCCACCAATTGATTGGGATTTTGAAAACGAAGCTCCGAAGAAAACAATCGACGAACATCTTGCAAACGTAAGTGAAACCCTTTCACGTTCTTGGGGATTAGATCGCCCATTATATCTTGATTTAAACTTTATAGAATCAAATGAGCGCATGGCATCTGGTCAGCATCCATTAGGTTATATATTTAACCAATTACGAACTGATGGAATTAATGCCATTCCAGTTACAGGAACTAATCGAGATTCTGCTTATCAAATAGAAGTTATCTCAGTGCATCAACGGGATCAATTAGGTATATGCATTCGATTAACAGAAGAAGATTTTGACGACCTACAAGTAAATATTGATTCATTGTTGACTACATTGGGTGTAGACACTACCGAAATAGACTTAGTTATTGACTATAAATACGTCAACCCCAATGACAGAACAAGAACTGCACTGTTTATTTCAGGTCTTATAAATGGATTACCTTATCTGAATAGTTGGAGAAATCTTATTCTTTGCGGAACAGCATTTCCGAAAGACCTTTCGGATGTAGGGAGTAACACCATTGATCAAATCGAGAGATCAGAATGGATTATTTGGAAAAGACTCATTCAAACAAATAGGGTTAATAGAACTCTTACATTTGGTGATTATGCTATTGCGAATCCAGAGCCGTTTGAAGCTGATCCCCGTTTAATTAGAATGAGTGCAAATATTCGCTATACTGGAGATGATAAGTTCATCATCTTCAAAGGTCGTGACTTAAGAAAATACGGTCATAATCAATACTATCAACTTGCCGCACAAGCGGTCGCTCATCAAGAGTATAAAGGTGCTGGATTCTCTGCTGGTGATCATTACATTCAAGAAGTTGCAAATCAATCAACCACTCCAGGTAATCCAGCGACATGGCGGAGAGCAGGTACGAATCATCACTTAACATTAGTAGTTAATGAGCTCTCCACCGTGGCCTTGCCTTAA
- a CDS encoding SMI1/KNR4 family protein, producing the protein MKNNLSELVLEGFKKRLDNSNRLLVQNRNGKVDTAHFTFNPPANAEEIEEFLRSTHWHLPTDYKDFLLIHNGAWLFKSVRYGGGYELLSLDEIKDNHLDYMPVHWYPISINNGDYIFIDSNRVKDGQNNYLVCFNHDDVSVSEGYYLNMNFETWLERLIIAQGTEFWTW; encoded by the coding sequence TTGAAGAACAATTTATCTGAATTGGTATTGGAAGGGTTTAAAAAAAGACTCGATAATAGTAATCGATTATTAGTGCAAAATAGAAATGGAAAAGTTGATACAGCCCATTTTACATTTAACCCTCCTGCTAATGCGGAAGAAATTGAGGAGTTTTTAAGGAGCACTCACTGGCACTTACCAACTGACTATAAGGATTTTCTCCTAATCCATAATGGAGCATGGCTGTTCAAGAGTGTAAGATATGGCGGGGGATATGAGTTACTGAGTCTAGATGAAATTAAGGACAATCATCTCGATTATATGCCTGTGCATTGGTATCCTATCTCGATTAACAATGGTGATTACATCTTTATTGATTCTAACCGAGTCAAGGATGGTCAAAACAACTATTTAGTTTGTTTTAATCATGATGATGTTTCAGTCTCAGAAGGTTATTACTTAAATATGAATTTTGAAACTTGGTTGGAAAGATTAATCATTGCTCAAGGAACAGAGTTTTGGACTTGGTAA
- a CDS encoding ABC transporter permease codes for MGSHVVWTVFKKELMDLFRDRKAWIGTLLVPLLVIPFVFFLLGTSYSNVEKEAREYIPLAVQGSSSLIAVLQKNPAVQILEPSDPKLALQAGQLRAILTIPAGFDEEITAGKTAQLSVDYDSTNQKSVYARTLIEQTVEAYSKDVVAKRLHQAGLSEQTIQPIVSTFQNTASEERKSGGMLAGIIPLMLVVSLASAGMAAANDLVAGEKERGTLESLLTAPIAAQHILTAKLLAVMIMSAMGAVASLISVTLAMRLGPMGTEGDHFTLAFFSPVTLLVLIVTILLLAALFAGLELLLSTIAKSFKEGQTYMSAVIFLAMVPSYMLMPISPVDIPTHYYVMPVFNGVALSKEVFYGKVDPMHALLGIGSLLVYVVFTIFLASRIFRREGAGLKH; via the coding sequence ATGGGCTCACATGTCGTGTGGACCGTATTCAAAAAAGAGCTAATGGACTTGTTTCGCGACCGCAAGGCGTGGATAGGAACGCTCCTGGTGCCATTGCTCGTCATTCCGTTCGTCTTCTTTTTGCTCGGGACGTCGTATAGTAATGTGGAAAAAGAGGCGAGGGAGTACATCCCGTTAGCTGTTCAAGGATCATCTTCATTGATTGCTGTTTTGCAAAAAAATCCTGCTGTTCAAATCCTGGAGCCGTCCGATCCGAAACTGGCACTGCAAGCAGGTCAGCTACGCGCTATTTTGACAATTCCTGCTGGCTTCGATGAGGAGATCACGGCGGGAAAAACAGCGCAGTTATCGGTTGACTATGACTCGACCAATCAAAAATCTGTCTATGCCCGTACGTTGATCGAGCAGACAGTTGAGGCTTACAGCAAAGACGTCGTAGCGAAAAGGTTGCACCAAGCGGGTTTGTCCGAGCAAACGATTCAACCGATTGTCTCCACCTTTCAAAATACAGCCTCTGAGGAAAGGAAATCGGGAGGGATGCTGGCTGGCATCATTCCGTTGATGTTGGTCGTCTCGCTCGCATCCGCGGGAATGGCCGCAGCGAATGATCTCGTCGCTGGTGAGAAAGAGCGGGGAACGCTCGAATCGTTGTTGACGGCACCGATTGCAGCCCAGCACATCCTCACGGCAAAGCTGTTGGCTGTGATGATCATGAGTGCCATGGGGGCAGTAGCGTCACTAATTTCTGTTACACTGGCCATGCGTCTGGGACCAATGGGGACGGAAGGAGATCATTTTACACTCGCCTTTTTCTCGCCTGTCACTTTGTTGGTGCTTATCGTGACCATTTTGTTGTTGGCGGCGCTCTTTGCAGGGTTGGAACTTCTTTTGAGTACGATTGCCAAGTCTTTTAAAGAGGGGCAGACGTACATGAGTGCGGTCATATTTTTGGCGATGGTCCCGTCGTACATGTTGATGCCAATCAGTCCGGTCGACATCCCCACGCATTACTACGTGATGCCTGTTTTCAACGGTGTCGCATTGTCCAAGGAAGTGTTTTATGGCAAGGTCGACCCGATGCATGCGCTTCTGGGGATTGGTTCCTTGCTTGTCTATGTGGTTTTCACTATTTTTCTCGCGTCGCGCATATTCCGCAGAGAAGGAGCGGGGTTAAAGCACTGA
- a CDS encoding sce7726 family protein: MKTRDIDIRTSLHFVLKNEHKEEPDTLILDELGLCQGDARIDVAVVNGAINGYEIKSESDTLERLPRQCEVYNKVFDTVTILTASRFIEGIIDIIPEWWGVTRVEMEEDGVVYFYPFREPQRNTQIDPFAVAQLLWRDEALGILKERGLQKGLMSKPRNILWDALAKQLPLKELQDEVRRCLKARPRWRAH; the protein is encoded by the coding sequence GTGAAAACTAGAGATATCGATATTCGCACATCTCTCCACTTCGTTTTAAAAAATGAGCATAAAGAAGAACCGGATACATTAATTCTTGATGAGCTTGGTCTCTGCCAAGGTGATGCAAGAATTGATGTTGCAGTTGTAAATGGTGCTATTAATGGGTATGAAATAAAAAGTGAAAGTGACACATTGGAGAGACTGCCAAGACAATGTGAGGTATATAATAAGGTTTTTGATACTGTTACAATCTTAACCGCTTCTCGTTTTATAGAGGGTATAATTGACATTATTCCTGAATGGTGGGGAGTAACTCGTGTGGAGATGGAAGAGGATGGGGTAGTGTATTTTTACCCATTTCGAGAACCTCAAAGGAATACTCAAATTGATCCTTTTGCTGTAGCTCAGTTATTGTGGAGAGACGAGGCTTTAGGCATCTTAAAAGAACGGGGTTTGCAAAAAGGATTGATGAGCAAACCCCGAAATATATTATGGGATGCATTGGCAAAACAATTGCCGCTTAAAGAGTTACAAGACGAAGTACGAAGATGTCTTAAGGCAAGGCCACGGTGGAGAGCTCATTAA